A window of Trichoderma atroviride chromosome 3, complete sequence contains these coding sequences:
- a CDS encoding uncharacterized protein (BUSCO:EOG092D0CFT), producing MALALQTNFSPLDSFPEYTDPLDLPSTMSSAIPPRPKALAQIQTSESDSSRGPSPQPTHVSVPQVPHSLRNGHRVLRSATVGYVAPQFEGKTEQIKSVKAIIQQGGWLPDALIDEQIEWFYEKLGIDDVYFHIETPDVIANQITSLYAAKVAAHSREDKQEEIRLDMEAHDHAIYIDTSEPGKAHVGGPRYESRLESKYLDHQGKSKYRVETFRSPAAIGASPSSKATLRCYFVYQCHFKQSPESTDPKETRIEVISDVGFWQKATANTKQIYQEIIELAVTRAGPVIEVFDIEGSAERRLVVAFRSRTARGIFSTLSDLYHHYGVTSSRKYVEQFSNGITVMSVYLRPAANLEGYFPSIDASIHQITKEISLLYCLPQNKFHHLFAAGELSLQESVYAHSAWVFVQHFLNRLGPEYASLSEILDAKQNAHAALLSKLKRRLRTETFTPDYIVEIIQTYPELIRLLYAAFANVHFPAPLQQENGAVLATPAVEVMSDDKLRDRISKTVANEHDEMVMTAFRVFNNAILKTNYFTPTKVALSFRLDPSFLPEAEYPKPLYGMFLVIGAESRGFHLRFRDISRGGIRIVKSRSKEAYGINARNLFDENYGLASTQQRKNKDIPEGGSKGVILLDPKQQDKATEAFEKYIDSILDLLLPAETPGIKNPIIDLYGKEEILFMGPDENTADLVNWATEHAKARGAPWWKSFFTGKSPKLGGIPHDKYGMTTLSVREYVKGIYRKLDLDPSQVRKMQTGGPDGDLGSNEILLSNEKYTAVVDGSGVLADPNGLDKDELIRLAKKRAMIIEYDLSKLSKDGYRVLCDENNVTLPSGEVVNNGTSFRNTYHLRETDMTDSFVPCGGRPESIDLISVNRLIKDGKSVIPYIVEGANLFITQDAKLRLEAAGCILYKDASANKGGVTSSSLEVLASLSFDTDGFIEHMCVDAKTGQAPQFYNDYVREVQTKIQENARLEFEAIWREHEQTGIPRSVLSDKLSVAITDLDEKLQHSDLWENENIRKGVLKNALPKLLLDKIGLETIISRVPENYLRAIFGSYLASRFVYEFGSQPSQFAFFDFMTKKLAEMAAQGSPTEQVRRMSIHQ from the exons ATGGCCTTGGCACTCCAAACTAATTTTTCTCCTCTGGACAGCTTCCCTGAATACACGGATCCCTTAGACCTACCATCCACAATGTCTTCCGCAATTCCCCCCAGGCCCAAGGCTTTGGCTCAGATTCAGACTTCTGAATCAGACTCAAGTCGTGGTCCTTCACCTCAGCCCACTCACGTCAGTGTTCCCCAGGTTCCTCACAGCTTGAGGAATGGACACCGAGTTCTGCGCTCTGCCACAGTCGGCTACGTTGCCCCCCAGTTCGAGGGCAAGACGGAGCAGATCAAGtccgtcaaggccatcatccaGCAGGGCGGCTGGCTCCCCGATGCCTTGATTGACGAGCAGATTGAGTGGTTCTACGAGAAGCTGGGCATCGACGATGTCTACTTCCACATCGAGACCCCCGATGTCATTGCCAACCAAATCACCTCGCTCTACGCCGCCAAGGTTGCTGCCCACTCAAGAGAGGACAAGCAGGAGGAGATCCGCCTGGACATGGAGGCCCATGACCACGCCATCTACATCGACACGAGCGAGCCTGGCAAGGCCCACGTCGGCGGCCCTAGGTACGAGTCTCGTCTCGAGTCCAAGTATTTGGATCACCAGGGCAAGAGCAAGTACCGCGTCGAGACCTTCCGATCGCCTGCTGCTATTGgcgccagccccagctcaAAGGCCACTCTGCGCTGCTACTTTGTGTACCAGTGCCACTTCAAGCAGAGCCCCGAGTCTACCGACCCCAAGGAGACCAGAATCGAGGTCATCTCCGACGTTGGTTTCTGGCAAAAGGCCACCGCCAACACCAAGCAGATCTACCAGGAGATCATCGAGCTGGCCGTTACCCGAGCTGGCCCCGTCATTGAGGTCTTTGACATTGAGGGCTCGGCCGAGAGGCGTCTGGTTGTTGCTTTCCGCAGCCGCACTGCCCGCGGCATCTTCTCGACTCTCAGTGACCTGTACCACCACTACGGCGTCACCTCCTCGCGAAAGTATGTGGAGCAGTTCTCCAACGGCATCACCGTCATGTCCGTCTACCTCCGCCCCGCCGCCAACCTGGAGGGCTACTTCCCCTCGATCGATGCTTCCATCCACCAGATCACAAAGGAAATCTCCCTGCTATACTGCTTGCCCCAGAACAAGTTCCACCACCTCTTTGCCGCTGGTGAATTGAGTCTGCAGGAGTCCGTCTATGCCCACAGCGCCTGGGTGTTTGTCCAGCACTTTTTGAACCGTCTCGGCCCCGAGTACGCTTCTCTCTCTGAGATCCTGGACGCCAAGCAGAACGCCCACGCGGCTCTGCTGTCCAAGCTCAAGCGACGTCTTCGTACCGAGACCTTCACCCCCGACTACATTGTCGAGATCATCCAGACGTACCCCGAGCTGATCCGCCTGCTCTATGCTGCCTTTGCCAACGTGCACTTCCCCGCGCCTCTGCAGCAGGAGAACGGCGCTGTTCTGGCCACCCCCGCCGTCGAGGTCATGTCTGACGACAAGCTCCGAGACAGAATCTCCAAGACGGTCGCCAACGAGCACGACGAGATGGTCATGACTGCCTTCCGCGTGTTCAACAACGCCATCCTCAAGACCAACTACTTCACCCCCACCAAGGTCGCCCTCAGCTTCCGCTTGGACCCCTCTTTCCTGCCAGAGGCCGAGTACCCCAAGCCCCTGTACGGTATGTTCTTGGTCATTGGTGCCGAGTCTCGTGGCTTCCACCTCCGTTTCCGAGACATTTCTCGTGGTGGTATCCGTATCGTCAAGTCGCGCAGCAAGGAGGCCTATGGCATCAACGCGCGTAACCTCTTTGACGAGAACTACGGCCTTGCCAGCACCCAGCAGCGCAAGAACAAGGATATCCCCGAGGGTGGATCCAAGGGTGTCATTCTCCTGGACCCCAAGCAGCAGGACAAGGCCACCGAGGCGTTTGAAAAGTACATTGATAGTATCCTCGATCTCCTCCTGCCCGCAGAGACCCCTGGAATCAAGAATCCCATTATCGATCTGTATGGAAAGGAGGAGATCCTGTTCATGGGTCCCGACGAGAACACCGCCGACCTGGTCAACTGGGCCACCGAGCACGCCAAGGCTCGTGGTGCTCCCTGGTGGAAGTCTTTCTTCACCGGCAAGTCCCCCAAGCTTGGTGGTATCCCCCACGACAAGTATGGCATGACTACCCTGTCTGTGCGCGAGTACGTCAAGGGCATCTACCGCAAGCTCGACCTGGACCCCTCTCAGGTCCGGAAGATGCAGACCGGTGGTCCCGACGGCGACTTGGGCAGCAACGAAATCCTACTCAGCAACGAAAAGTACACTGCTGTCGTCGACGGCTCTGGTGTGCTGGCAGACCCCAACGGtctggacaaggacgagctTATTCGcctggccaagaagcgagCCATGATTATCGAGTACGACTTGTCCAAGCTGTCCAAGGACGGATACCGCGTTCTCTGCGACGAGAACAACGTCACCCTGCCCAGCGGAGAGGTCGTCAACAACGGCACGTCTTTCCGCAACACATACCACCTGCGCGAGACCGATATGACGGACAGCTTTGTGCCCTGTGGTGGCCGGCCCGAGTCCATTGATCTCATCTCTGTCAACCGCCTcatcaaggacggcaagaGCGTCATCCCCTACATTGTCGAGGGTGCCAACCTGTTCATCACCCAGGACGCTAAGCTGCGCCTGGAGGCTGCCGGCTGCATTCTCTACAAGGATGCCTCTGCCAACAAGGGAGGTGTCACCTCCTCGTCTCTGGAAGTCCTGGCCTCTCTGTCCTTTGACACTGACGGCTTCATCGAGCACATGTGCGTCGATGCCAAGACTGGACAGGCACCCCAGTTCTACAACGACTACGTCCGAGAGGTCCAGACCAAGATCCAGGAGAACGCTCGACTCGAGTTTGAGGCCATCTGGCGCGAGCACGAGCAGACTGGCATTCCCCGATCCGTTCTGTCTGACAAGCTGTCGGTGGCCATTACCGACCTtgacgagaagctgcagcacTCTGACCTGTGGGAAAACGAGAACATCCGCAAGGGTGTTTTGAAGAACGCCCTCCCCAAGCTTCTGCTGGACAAGATTGGCCTGGAGACGATCATCTCCCGCGTGCCAGAGAACTACCTGcgcgccatctttggcagctACCTGGCCAGCCGATTCGTCTACGAGTTTGGtagccagcccagccagtTTGCTTTCTTTGATTT CATGAcaaagaagctggccgagatggcaGCCCAGGGCAGCCCTACTGAGCAGGTTCGACGCATGTCTATCCACCAGTag